The segment GCCGTCGAGCTCGTACTCGCCGGCCTCGATGGCGGCGTCGAACTCGCCGACCGTCCCACCGTACTTCGGGCCGAGGGTGGCGTAGTCGAGGCTGATGTCGGCTACCTCGGTCGTGATCTCCGGCGGTTCGTCGAGCAGCTCGAACTCCGCGACGTGCATGACGCCGGCGATGGCGTCGGTGAAGCCGTCGACGTTCCCGTAGACCGCGACGTGGTCGAGCGGCTCGTTCAGCGGCAGCTGGTTCTCGGACTTGTAGCGCCGGAGCGCGCCGATGACGGCCATCGCGGCCTCGCCGCCGGCGAGGTCGGCCTCGTATCCCTTCGGTTCGGGCCAGTCCCGGGTGTGGATGCTGTCGGTCGCGTCACCGTCGACGTACATGTCGTGCCACAGCTCCTCCGTGATGTGGGGCACGAGCGGCGCGAACAGCTCCAGGAACGTCCGGTGGGCCGTCTGCAGTGCGTACTGCGTCGACCGCGGGTCGGCCTGCTCGTCTACCTGCTGTTTGGCGATCTCGAGGTAGTCGTCGCAGAACGTGTTCCAGAAGAACGTCCGCAGGCGGTCCCGGGCCTTCGCGAACTCGTAGTTCCGGAACTGCTCGGTCGTCTCGGCGACGATGGCGTCGAGCTCGGCCAGAATCCACTCGTCCAGCGGCGCGAGCTCGTCGGGCTCGTCGACCGGGTCGGGCGCGAGGTGCTCGACGAGCTTCGAGGCGTTCCAGAGCTTGCGCAGCAGCTTCTCGCCGGCGACGATGTCCTTCTCCTTGAACGGGAAGTCGTCGCCGACCGCGGTGCTCGCGGCCCAGTACCGGATGGCGTCGATGGGGTACTCGGCGACGACCGCGGCGGGCTCGACCACGTTGCCACGCGACTTGGACATCTTCTCGCGGTTCTCGTCGAGGACGTGTCCGTTGATCATGACCGCGTCGAACGGGACCTCGCCGGTGTGTTCGTAGCACTTGACGACCGTGTGGAACAGCCAGAAGCTGATGATGTCGTGGCCCTGCGGCCGCAGGTCGAACGGGTACAGCTCCGGGTCGTCCATGGTGAAGCCCTCGTCCTCGCTCCAGTCCCAGCCGGCGTTGACCAGCGGGGTCAGGCTGGAGGTCGCCCACGTGTCGAAGACGTCGTCCTCAGGCTCGAACTCGTCGTGACCGCACTCCTGGCAGGCGTCGACCGGCGGGTCGTCAGAGAGCGGGTCGACCGGCAGGGCCGCCTTCTCGGCGACGACCTCCTTCCCACAGTCGGCGCAGTACCAGACCGGGAACGGGATGCCGGAGTCGCGCTGACGCGAGATGAGCCAGTCCCACTCCAGCCCCTCGATCCAGTGCTCGTACCGCGTGTACATCTTCTCGGGGTACCAGTCCATCTGCTCGCCGGCCTCGAGGTACTCCTCCTTGTGGTCGAGGATCTCGACGTACCACTGCTTGGAGACGCGGAACTCGACGTCGGTCTCGCAGCGCTCGTGGACCTGGACCGTGTGCGTCAGCTCCTCCCGGCCTTCGATGTGGCCGGCGTCGTCCAGGTCCTCGACGATGGCCTCGCGCGCCTCGTGCGTGCTCATGCCCTCGTACTCGCCCGCGAGGTCGGTCATCGTCGCGGACTCGTCGATGGCGACGCGCAGCGGCAGGTCGTGGGCCTGGTACCACTCGATGTCGTTCTGGTCGCCGAACGTACAGCACATCACGACGCCGGTGCCCGTCTCCAGGTCGACGCGGTCGTCCTCGATGATGGGGACCTCGTGGCCGAAGATGGGGACCTCCGCCGTCCCCCCGACGAGTTCGGCGTTCTCCTCGTCGTCCGGGTGGACGAAGACGGAGACACACGCCGGCAGGAGCTCGGGACGCGTCGTCCCGATGACGAAGCTCTCGCGGCCCGACTCGGTCGGCTCGGTCAGGTCGAACCGGATGTCGTTGAAGTGCGTGTGGCGCTCGGCGTCCTCCTGTTCGACCTGCGAGATGGCCGTCTCGCACTCGGGGCACCAGATCGCCGGTGCCTTCTTCCGGTACTCCCGGCCCTGCTCGTACAGGTCGATGAACGAGAGCTGGGAGATGCGCTGGACCCGCGGCTCGATGGTCTTGTAGGTGCGAGACCAGTCGATGCTCATCCCGAGGTCCTGCATCTTCTCGGTGAACTCGGCCTCGTACTGCTGGCAGACCTCCCGGCACTTCTGCTGGAACTCGCGGCGCTCGAACTCCTGGTGCCGGATCCCCAGCTCGCTCTCGGTGAGCCGCTCCGAGGCGATGCCGTTGTCGTCATAGCCGAACGGGAACATCACCGCGTCGTCGTCCATCCGGTGGAACCGCGCCGCGAAGTCCTGCAGCGTGTGGCCGTACAGGTGGCCCATGTGCAGGCTGCCCGAGACCGTCGGCGGCGGCGTGTCGATGCTGTACACCGTGTTCGGGTCCAGTTGCTCGTCTTCGGGGTCGTACGCGTACGTCTCCTCGTCGACCCAGCGGTCCTGCCACTTCTCCTCGGTCGCCTGGGGGTCGTAGTCTCCGTCTGGCATGTAGTGCTCGTTGTGCTGTCAGTGGTCCAATCGCCGTTTAATACAATCGATGCGGGTCGACGGTGCCGCCGCTCCTCGCGTGCGAGTTCGAGAGAACGACGCACACCGCTGTCTGGCTCTACGTACGTACTACGGCGACAGGGGTGTGCTCCATATTGGGAGATGGACGTGGCTGGCTTAAAAAGTCAGCGGTGGCGTGCCGGTCGGTCACGGGCGTCAGTGCTGGGTCGCCACTCCCTATTCGGCCTTCTCGCGCCTGGCCTCGAGCGCCAGCCTCACCGCGGCACCCGCGTGGTCGATCGCGGCGGTCGCGTGTTCGGCGGCCGTCTCCAGCCCCTCCTCGACGTCCGCGCCAGCTGCCTCGAGCTCCGACTCGGCCACCTCGAACTCCGCCTCGGCCGCCGCTTCGGTCTCCGTCTCGTGGGCTTCCACCGATATTTCCGCCGCCTCGTCTGCCGCGTCCGGTTCCGCCTCGCCGTCCGAGCGACGCCCGCGCACCGCGCGCAGTGCGAGGAGTCCGATGGCGAGTCCGCCGACGGCCACGACGCCTTTCTTGAGTTTGCTCATCGTATCCCTACGTTGGTTGTCGAAACCTATATATTTTGAGCGAGGGAGGTTCCGCGTCGTCGAGGTGCGGCAGGGCCGACTACGCTTCCCGGTCGGAGTGCGCCCGCACCCACAGCTCGCCGATGCGCGACAGCCGGGTCCGGTAGGACTTCCCGGCGGACTCCTGCTCGATGTACCCCTTCCCACCGGGGCCCAACCGGTCGACGTTGTAGATGACCTTCGAGCGGAAGGAGTCGGTGTACTCCTCGTTGAGCTCGCGCGAGAGCGCCTCCGCGAGCTCCGAGACGGATTCGAACTCGCCCTCCTCGCCGAGCTCGAACAGGATGACCTCCTCGAACGGTTTGACGTTGGAGAACGACGCGACGGGCAGCTCGATGACGTGACTGCCGTCGATCTCCTTCGCGCCGATGGTGGTGCCGCGCTCGTCGAACTCCTTGAGCAGGCCGTCGGCGGCGTCGAGGCGGGCGACGACACGGTCGCGGAGGTCGTCGTCGAGGCTGGACTCGGCGAGGTCGCCGAGCAGCTCCTGTTGCTGGCGCAGCTCCTCGGCGAGCTCGGTCTCCAGGTACTTCTCGGGGGCGGTGTAGTAGGTGTGGATGGACTCGCGGTCCTCCTCGCGCTCGACCATCAGCGAGTGGGCGGCCGTCGCGAAGGCGAAGGAGACGGTCCGTGGCATCGCGGCGATGTTCACCCAGACCTCGTTGCCCCGGTCGAGCTCCTCGACGATGAGGTCGTACGCCTGCTCGAACGCGGCGTCGTAGTCGTACACGTCCGCGACGACCATGCGCTCGGTCTCCGCGCCGAGCAGGTTCTGGAAGTCCGTCTCCAGCTTCTGCGAGAGGTTCTGTGAGTACTCGACGTTGGCCTCGCTCCCCACCGCGCCCTCCAGCAGGATGACCCGGTCCACGTCGAACTGGTCGCGGACCAGGGGCGCGATGAGCCGGTCGTAGTCGAACCCGACCGGGACGATGTGGGTCTGCATGCGCGTCCGTTCGCCCGACGTGCTCAAAAGGGTTGTACTCCGTCTCGCCTGGAACAGCCTCCGCTACGACCGCAGCTTCAGCGTCCGCTTGCGGATCGTCCCACAGCTCGGACAGATGTGGCGGTAGAGGACGGTGCGTCCGTTCGTCTCAGCCTTCCAGTGCCCGTCGTCGTCCTCGTAGCCACAGCTCGGACACCGGAGATCCACGTCGTCGTAGTGCGATGTCAACCGGTCCAGCGGGGTCGACCCACTCCCGCGCCTGTGTGCCATACGGTATCACACGACTCGGCGAGCTATAAATCCTGTCTCCCGCTCACCGCGTCGGCAGCCAGCGCATCCAGCCGCGGCCGTGCTCGTGGTGCTTGGCCTCTCCGGCGGGCACGGCGCTCACGCGGTGGAAGACGGCCTCGGGGTCCCTGTTCCAGAGCCAGTGCCAGCGCGTCTTCGCGACGAGGAGGAGCTTCCGGGCGGTCGAGAGGCTCGGCTCGTGGGTGATGACGTCGTAGTCGACCGCGCGGATCTCGCGGTGGTGTTCGGCGTACAGCACGGCCGCCAGCAGCACGGCGAACTGGCAGTCCTCGGGGAGAAAGCGGATGCCGGCGACGCCCTCCCGGTACAGCCCCTCGGTCCGCTTGAGCTCCTCCTCGACGGCCGCGCGGAACGCCTCACTCGTCTCCAGTCGCATGACCTGGTCGCGGTCGACGCCGTGGCGTTCGAGCGTCTCGATGGGCAGGTAGACACGGTCGCGGTCGACGACATCCTCGCGCACGTCGCGGACGAAGTTGGTCAGCTGGAACGCCTCGCCGAGCGTGATGGCGTGGGGGAGCGCCCGCTCGTACTCCTCCTCGTCGAGCTCCATGATGTCGGTCATCATGACGCCGACGGCGGCCGCGGAGCCGCGCATGTAGTCTTCGAGGTCAGCGTACGTCTCGTAGCGGTCGGTGTCGATGTCGCTCTCCATCGCGTCGAGGAACTCGATCACCCACTCGTCGTCGATGTCGTGCTCCGCACAGAGGTCGACGAAGGCGGCGATGACGGGCTCGTCAGTGGGCTGCCGGCCGAGCGCCTCGGCGCGGAGGTCGGCGAGCTGTGCAGCCTGCTCGTCGGGCCCGGGGGCGTCGGGGTCGTCGACGATCTCGTCGGCGATGCGGAAGAACCCGTACAGGACGTACGTCGCGTGTCTGATGCGTTTCGGGAGGAGTCGCGTCGCTAGGTGGAACGTTCGCCCCGTCTGCTGCTGGATCGACTTTCCTGCCTTGACCTGGTCCTTCTTCATGGTGGTGTCCGGTGTGTGAGGGCTACGAGGGCTACTCGTATCGAAGTACACGCCCTGTATAAAAATAGGTGCCGTGCAAAACCAGTTGGGCTCACCGCACGAGTCCGGTCGGGTCCGGGATCACGACGCCCAGCCGAACCACATCCCAGAAGCGCAACGGATAAATTCGGCGTGGGGGAACGTCCCGACGTGAGCGACAGCGAGGGCTTCCGCGTCGACATGCACGTGAAGGTGCTCGACGAGGCGATCGTCGAACGGGCGAAAGCGGCAGGGCTGGACGCGCTCGTGTACGCACCGCACTTCGTCAGGCTGCCCGAGATCCGCGAGCGGGCGGCCGCCTTCAGCGACGACGAGCTGCTGGTGGTCCCGGGGCGCGAGCTGTTCACCGGGAGCTGGCACGCCCGCAAGCACCTGCTCGCGGTCGGCCTGGACGAGCCCGTCCCCGACTTCATCACCCTCGAGGGTGCGATGGGCGAGCTCCAGCGACAGGACGCGGTCGTCCTCGCACCGCACCCCGGCTTCCTGAACGTCAGCCTGACGGGTGCCGACCTGGCGGCCTACGGCGACCGCATCCACGGCGTCGAGGCGTACAACCCGAAGCTGCTCTCCCGCGCCGGGCGGCGGGCGCGCCGCATCGTCGACGAGGGCGGCTGGCCGCCGTTCGGCTCGTCGTACGCGCACCTGAAATCGAGCGTCGGCGAGGTGTGGACCCGTTTCGAACGGGAGCTGGACCGACCCGACGACCTCGTCGACGCACTCCGCGACGGCGCACCGCGGACCGTGGGGCGACGGACCGGCATCCGTCATCAGCTCCGCTGTCTCGCGGAGTTCGCCCACCTCGGCTACGAGAACTCGTGGTCGAAGATCGACCGGCTGTTCCTCCAGGGCACCGAGCCGACCCACCCGGGACACATCGCCTACGAGGGCCGGTTCGACGACATCGCAGTCTACTGATCCTCGCGGTCCTACGCGCCGATTGCCCGGATCCCCTGCTGGATGCTGTCGCCGAACTGGAGCGTGTCCCACGGCGTGTAGAACACGATGGCGGCGACGACGACCAGCTCGAAGCCCGTGATGACGATCGTCATCAGGTCGGAGTGCTTGCTCTTGACCGCGACGCCGATGGGCAGCCCGAACTCCTTCGAGTACGGGTAGAACAGTGCGATACCCCGTTTGCTCCCCATCACGTCGAGCACGTAGTGGGTGAGCACGCCGATCCAGACGAACTCGAGGTTGCCGAACAGGTACGGGAACGCCACGAACAGCCCGAGGACGGGCAGGTTGTGCAGCGTCTTCCGGTGCTTGCCGAACTCGGTGTCGACGTCGGGGAAGAGCGCGCCGAGCGTGATCGGCAGCCCGACCTCCAGAATCTTGACGAACGTCGCCTCCGTGCCGGCGGGTTCGAGGATGTAGCCGATGCCGATAGAGAGGAGGACGCCGTTCATCACGTGGCCCTTCTTGTTCATTCCCCCACCTCCGCCAGCAGGTCCGCGAGCGCCCGGTCGACGGTCCGCTCGCGCACGGCGTCGCGGTC is part of the Haloarchaeobius litoreus genome and harbors:
- a CDS encoding valine--tRNA ligase gives rise to the protein MPDGDYDPQATEEKWQDRWVDEETYAYDPEDEQLDPNTVYSIDTPPPTVSGSLHMGHLYGHTLQDFAARFHRMDDDAVMFPFGYDDNGIASERLTESELGIRHQEFERREFQQKCREVCQQYEAEFTEKMQDLGMSIDWSRTYKTIEPRVQRISQLSFIDLYEQGREYRKKAPAIWCPECETAISQVEQEDAERHTHFNDIRFDLTEPTESGRESFVIGTTRPELLPACVSVFVHPDDEENAELVGGTAEVPIFGHEVPIIEDDRVDLETGTGVVMCCTFGDQNDIEWYQAHDLPLRVAIDESATMTDLAGEYEGMSTHEAREAIVEDLDDAGHIEGREELTHTVQVHERCETDVEFRVSKQWYVEILDHKEEYLEAGEQMDWYPEKMYTRYEHWIEGLEWDWLISRQRDSGIPFPVWYCADCGKEVVAEKAALPVDPLSDDPPVDACQECGHDEFEPEDDVFDTWATSSLTPLVNAGWDWSEDEGFTMDDPELYPFDLRPQGHDIISFWLFHTVVKCYEHTGEVPFDAVMINGHVLDENREKMSKSRGNVVEPAAVVAEYPIDAIRYWAASTAVGDDFPFKEKDIVAGEKLLRKLWNASKLVEHLAPDPVDEPDELAPLDEWILAELDAIVAETTEQFRNYEFAKARDRLRTFFWNTFCDDYLEIAKQQVDEQADPRSTQYALQTAHRTFLELFAPLVPHITEELWHDMYVDGDATDSIHTRDWPEPKGYEADLAGGEAAMAVIGALRRYKSENQLPLNEPLDHVAVYGNVDGFTDAIAGVMHVAEFELLDEPPEITTEVADISLDYATLGPKYGGTVGEFDAAIEAGEYELDGDTLSLAGETLEADEFEVREERTYSGEGEMLSADEAVVIVN
- a CDS encoding HFX_2341 family transcriptional regulator; the protein is MQTHIVPVGFDYDRLIAPLVRDQFDVDRVILLEGAVGSEANVEYSQNLSQKLETDFQNLLGAETERMVVADVYDYDAAFEQAYDLIVEELDRGNEVWVNIAAMPRTVSFAFATAAHSLMVEREEDRESIHTYYTAPEKYLETELAEELRQQQELLGDLAESSLDDDLRDRVVARLDAADGLLKEFDERGTTIGAKEIDGSHVIELPVASFSNVKPFEEVILFELGEEGEFESVSELAEALSRELNEEYTDSFRSKVIYNVDRLGPGGKGYIEQESAGKSYRTRLSRIGELWVRAHSDREA
- a CDS encoding HVO_0649 family zinc finger protein, producing the protein MAHRRGSGSTPLDRLTSHYDDVDLRCPSCGYEDDDGHWKAETNGRTVLYRHICPSCGTIRKRTLKLRS
- a CDS encoding phytoene/squalene synthase family protein, whose product is MKKDQVKAGKSIQQQTGRTFHLATRLLPKRIRHATYVLYGFFRIADEIVDDPDAPGPDEQAAQLADLRAEALGRQPTDEPVIAAFVDLCAEHDIDDEWVIEFLDAMESDIDTDRYETYADLEDYMRGSAAAVGVMMTDIMELDEEEYERALPHAITLGEAFQLTNFVRDVREDVVDRDRVYLPIETLERHGVDRDQVMRLETSEAFRAAVEEELKRTEGLYREGVAGIRFLPEDCQFAVLLAAVLYAEHHREIRAVDYDVITHEPSLSTARKLLLVAKTRWHWLWNRDPEAVFHRVSAVPAGEAKHHEHGRGWMRWLPTR
- a CDS encoding PHP-associated domain-containing protein translates to MHVKVLDEAIVERAKAAGLDALVYAPHFVRLPEIRERAAAFSDDELLVVPGRELFTGSWHARKHLLAVGLDEPVPDFITLEGAMGELQRQDAVVLAPHPGFLNVSLTGADLAAYGDRIHGVEAYNPKLLSRAGRRARRIVDEGGWPPFGSSYAHLKSSVGEVWTRFERELDRPDDLVDALRDGAPRTVGRRTGIRHQLRCLAEFAHLGYENSWSKIDRLFLQGTEPTHPGHIAYEGRFDDIAVY
- a CDS encoding metal-dependent hydrolase encodes the protein MNKKGHVMNGVLLSIGIGYILEPAGTEATFVKILEVGLPITLGALFPDVDTEFGKHRKTLHNLPVLGLFVAFPYLFGNLEFVWIGVLTHYVLDVMGSKRGIALFYPYSKEFGLPIGVAVKSKHSDLMTIVITGFELVVVAAIVFYTPWDTLQFGDSIQQGIRAIGA